A stretch of Mycobacterium sp. ITM-2016-00316 DNA encodes these proteins:
- a CDS encoding GntR family transcriptional regulator has translation MPVPGEQGKHKRSLLREQAYLSLRDAIVNGTLAPGEKLRDPELEKWLGISRTPIREAMARLETAGLVHTMPGRSTVVSTIERKAVLDAQAVAAAMHALAVRTAVPLMGTGEYAAMAEANKEFADALTAGDAAAALRADDRFHHVAVEASENQAIAVALESVTPVLRRLEYQRFSSLSGRQSIAQHERIIELCRHGDADAAAAATQQNWETLTLLASDQDVH, from the coding sequence ATGCCGGTACCGGGTGAGCAGGGCAAACACAAGCGGTCGCTGCTGCGCGAGCAGGCCTACCTGTCACTGCGGGACGCCATCGTCAACGGCACGTTGGCTCCCGGGGAGAAACTGCGCGACCCGGAACTGGAGAAGTGGCTCGGCATCAGTCGCACACCGATCCGGGAGGCCATGGCCCGCCTGGAGACGGCCGGCCTGGTGCACACCATGCCCGGACGGTCCACCGTCGTGTCGACGATCGAACGCAAGGCCGTGCTCGACGCGCAGGCCGTCGCCGCGGCCATGCATGCGCTCGCCGTCCGCACCGCGGTCCCGCTGATGGGCACCGGTGAGTATGCCGCCATGGCGGAGGCCAACAAGGAGTTCGCGGACGCGCTCACTGCGGGCGACGCCGCGGCGGCCCTGCGGGCGGACGACCGGTTTCACCACGTCGCCGTGGAGGCGAGTGAGAACCAGGCCATCGCGGTGGCGCTGGAGTCGGTGACTCCGGTACTCAGGCGGCTGGAATACCAGCGCTTTTCGTCGTTGTCCGGGCGCCAGTCGATCGCGCAACACGAACGGATCATCGAACTGTGCCGCCACGGCGATGCCGATGCGGCAGCGGCCGCGACGCAACAGAACTGGGAGACCCTCACCCTCCTGGCCAGTGACCAGGATGTGCACTGA
- the secY gene encoding preprotein translocase subunit SecY, with amino-acid sequence MLSAFISSMRTADLRRKILFTLGLVILYRVGATIPSPGVNYPNVQQCIEQVSGGDSAQIYSLINLFSGGALLQLSVFAVGVMPYITASIIVQLLTVVIPRFEQLKKEGQAGQAKMTQYTRYLSIALAILQATSIVALAANGGLMQGCSLDIIEDSSIFGLVIIVLVMTAGAALVMWMGELVTERGVGNGMSLLIFAGIAARIPAEGKAILDARGGMVFTFVCIGALAVLVGVVFVEQGQRRIPVQYAKRMVGRRMYGGTSTYLPLKVNQAGVIPVIFASSLIYIPQLVTQLIDSGRENPGTGWWSSFVANHLSNPTAPVHIAFYFGLIIFFTYFYVSITFNPEERADEMKKFGGFIPGIRPGKPTADYLRFVLSRITLPGSIYLGVIAVLPNVVLQAGSGGATLQNLPFGGVAVLIMIGVGLDTVKQIESQLMQRNYEGFLK; translated from the coding sequence GTGCTTTCGGCTTTCATCTCGTCGATGCGGACTGCCGACCTCAGGCGCAAGATCCTGTTCACCCTCGGGTTGGTAATTCTGTACCGCGTCGGCGCGACCATTCCGTCGCCGGGCGTCAACTACCCGAACGTGCAGCAGTGCATCGAGCAGGTCAGCGGCGGTGACTCGGCGCAGATCTACTCGCTGATCAACCTGTTCTCCGGTGGCGCGCTGCTGCAGCTGTCGGTGTTCGCGGTCGGCGTCATGCCCTACATCACCGCCAGCATCATCGTGCAGCTGCTGACCGTGGTCATCCCGCGCTTCGAGCAGCTCAAGAAGGAGGGTCAGGCCGGCCAGGCCAAGATGACCCAGTACACCCGGTACCTGTCGATCGCGCTGGCGATCCTGCAGGCCACCAGCATCGTGGCGCTGGCCGCCAACGGTGGCCTGATGCAGGGTTGCAGCCTGGACATCATCGAGGACTCGTCGATCTTCGGCCTGGTCATCATCGTGCTGGTCATGACCGCCGGCGCCGCCCTGGTGATGTGGATGGGCGAGCTGGTCACCGAGCGCGGCGTCGGCAACGGCATGTCGCTGCTGATCTTCGCGGGTATCGCGGCCCGCATCCCGGCCGAGGGCAAGGCCATCCTGGATGCCCGCGGCGGCATGGTGTTCACCTTCGTCTGCATCGGCGCGCTGGCCGTCCTGGTCGGCGTGGTGTTCGTCGAGCAGGGCCAGCGCCGCATCCCGGTGCAGTACGCCAAGCGCATGGTGGGCCGGCGCATGTACGGCGGCACCTCGACCTACCTGCCGCTCAAGGTCAACCAGGCCGGCGTCATCCCGGTGATCTTCGCGTCCTCGCTGATCTACATCCCGCAGCTGGTCACCCAGCTCATCGACAGCGGTCGCGAGAACCCGGGCACCGGGTGGTGGAGCTCGTTCGTGGCCAACCACCTGTCCAACCCGACGGCACCGGTCCATATCGCCTTCTACTTCGGCCTGATCATCTTCTTCACGTACTTCTACGTCTCCATCACGTTCAACCCGGAGGAACGGGCCGACGAGATGAAGAAGTTCGGCGGCTTCATCCCGGGTATCCGGCCGGGCAAGCCCACCGCTGACTATCTGCGTTTCGTGCTGAGCCGCATCACCCTGCCGGGCTCGATCTACCTCGGCGTGATCGCGGTGCTCCCGAACGTCGTTCTGCAGGCCGGCAGTGGCGGCGCTACCCTGCAGAACCTGCCCTTCGGCGGCGTTGCGGTGCTGATCATGATCGGCGTGGGGTTGGATACCGTGAAGCAGATCGAGAGCCAGCTCATGCAGCGCAACTACGAAGGTTTCTTGAAGTGA
- a CDS encoding adenylate kinase — translation MRIVLLGPPGAGKGTQAEKLAAQLGIPQISTGDLFRHNIGAGTPLGVEAKKYLDAGDLVPATLTNALVDDRIDHDDAAAGFILDGYPRSVEQAEALKEMLAKRGLKLDAVLEFRVSEDELLERLKGRGRADDTEEVIRNRMAVYNAETAPLLDYYADELKTVEAVGTLDEVFARALQALGQ, via the coding sequence GTGAGAATCGTATTGCTCGGACCTCCCGGTGCCGGAAAAGGAACCCAGGCGGAGAAGCTCGCCGCCCAGCTGGGCATCCCGCAGATCTCCACCGGCGACCTGTTCCGCCACAACATCGGCGCCGGCACCCCGCTCGGTGTGGAAGCCAAGAAGTACCTGGACGCCGGTGACCTGGTGCCCGCCACACTCACCAACGCACTCGTCGACGACCGGATCGACCACGACGACGCGGCCGCCGGGTTCATCCTCGACGGATACCCGCGCTCGGTCGAGCAGGCCGAGGCGCTCAAGGAGATGCTGGCCAAGCGCGGCCTGAAGCTGGACGCGGTGCTCGAGTTCCGGGTGTCCGAGGACGAGTTGCTCGAGCGTCTCAAGGGTCGCGGCCGCGCCGACGACACCGAAGAGGTCATCCGCAACCGGATGGCGGTCTACAACGCCGAGACCGCACCGCTGCTGGACTACTACGCAGACGAACTGAAGACTGTCGAGGCCGTCGGCACCCTGGACGAGGTGTTCGCCCGGGCGTTGCAGGCGCTCGGCCAGTAA
- the map gene encoding type I methionyl aminopeptidase translates to MINVPGLRRKVVPQRSPGELDAMAAAGALVAAALKAVREAAAPGVSTGELDRIAESVIRDGGGVPSFLGYHGFPATVCASVNDRVVHGIPSDAEKLVAGDLVSIDCGAILDDWHGDSAVTFGIGALIPADELLSEATRASMEAGIAAMVPGNRLTDVSHAIEVGTHAAEARDDRKYGIVAGYGGHGIGREMHMDPFLPNEGAPGKGPYLEVGSVLAIEPMLTLGTANTKVLDDDWTVVTTDGSRAAHWEHTVAVTADGPRILTL, encoded by the coding sequence ATGATCAACGTGCCCGGCCTGCGTCGCAAGGTCGTTCCACAGCGCAGCCCCGGCGAACTCGACGCGATGGCCGCCGCGGGCGCGCTGGTGGCCGCGGCGCTCAAAGCCGTCCGGGAGGCCGCCGCCCCCGGCGTGTCCACCGGTGAACTGGACCGGATCGCCGAATCGGTGATCCGCGACGGCGGCGGTGTGCCGTCGTTCCTCGGCTATCACGGGTTCCCGGCCACCGTCTGCGCATCGGTCAACGACCGCGTCGTGCACGGCATCCCCTCGGATGCCGAGAAACTCGTGGCCGGTGACCTGGTGTCGATCGACTGCGGGGCCATCCTCGACGACTGGCACGGCGATTCCGCCGTGACGTTCGGCATCGGGGCACTCATCCCGGCCGACGAACTGCTGTCCGAGGCCACCAGGGCGTCCATGGAGGCGGGTATTGCCGCGATGGTGCCCGGCAACCGGTTGACCGACGTGTCCCACGCCATCGAGGTCGGCACGCACGCCGCCGAGGCGCGCGACGATCGGAAATACGGCATCGTCGCCGGCTACGGCGGGCACGGCATCGGGCGCGAAATGCACATGGACCCGTTCCTGCCCAATGAGGGCGCGCCCGGTAAGGGCCCGTACCTCGAGGTCGGATCGGTGCTGGCGATCGAGCCGATGCTGACACTGGGTACGGCGAACACCAAGGTGCTCGACGACGACTGGACCGTGGTGACCACCGACGGTTCACGTGCCGCGCATTGGGAGCACACCGTGGCCGTCACCGCGGACGGCCCGCGCATCCTGACGCTCTGA